From Novosphingobium sp. 9, the proteins below share one genomic window:
- a CDS encoding DUF2177 family protein has product MKAWIGSYLVTGLVFLAFDVVWLSLTASRLYKPELHGLLRDGFSVVPAAAFYLIYIAGILVLAVWPALAADRLFGAVMRGAVLGLVAYATYDLTNQSTLRGWSGLVTGADLCWGTLLTGVAAGAGFLAMRWITAHG; this is encoded by the coding sequence ATGAAGGCGTGGATCGGCAGCTATCTCGTGACCGGTCTGGTCTTTCTGGCGTTCGATGTCGTTTGGCTCAGTCTGACAGCGAGCCGCCTCTACAAGCCTGAGCTGCATGGCTTGCTGCGCGACGGCTTCAGTGTCGTTCCAGCGGCAGCGTTCTATCTAATCTACATCGCAGGGATTTTGGTGCTGGCGGTATGGCCTGCGCTGGCCGCTGACCGATTGTTCGGGGCTGTCATGCGTGGCGCCGTGCTCGGTCTTGTCGCTTATGCGACATACGACCTCACCAACCAGTCCACCCTTCGGGGCTGGTCCGGGCTGGTGACAGGGGCCGACTTGTGCTGGGGGACGCTGCTTACGGGCGTTGCGGCTGGGGCGGGCTTTCTGGCGATGCGCTGGATAACCGCGCACGGATAA
- a CDS encoding response regulator — MGQALQRAILIVEDEPLIRHDLMDFFEDHGFRVLEAGNADEAIGVLNNNSAIQIVLTDVQMPGSMDGIRLAHFIRDRYPPTILIVASGAVKSNMADLPDHSMFVTKPFDPRAVLRQIERMSARN, encoded by the coding sequence ATGGGTCAGGCACTTCAAAGAGCGATCCTCATCGTCGAGGACGAGCCGCTCATTCGCCATGACCTCATGGACTTTTTCGAGGATCATGGCTTTCGCGTGCTGGAAGCAGGCAATGCCGACGAGGCGATAGGAGTATTGAACAACAATTCAGCGATCCAGATCGTGCTGACCGATGTCCAGATGCCAGGCTCGATGGACGGGATACGCCTCGCCCATTTCATCCGCGACCGCTACCCGCCGACCATCTTGATTGTGGCATCAGGTGCCGTAAAGTCTAATATGGCAGATCTTCCGGATCATTCCATGTTTGTCACAAAGCCCTTCGATCCTCGCGCTGTGCTGCGTCAAATAGAACGAATGTCGGCAAGAAACT
- a CDS encoding DUF3617 domain-containing protein: MMRISATVIAPALAFAVLTLAPGTTSPGFAPGQWEHHTNLVSASVPGVPQWLIKLVAGHSIRRNCPSAEEAQYHPERLLQGDDNATCKLRKLSMLDGKLEFDTFCTNKRFPDGLLVSSRGTYTSTSYAISTTSTGTKDGKPVRILTTGSGKRIAGTCEKP; encoded by the coding sequence ATGATGAGGATTTCGGCGACAGTGATCGCACCGGCGCTGGCATTTGCGGTGCTCACCCTGGCGCCGGGCACGACCTCTCCCGGTTTCGCGCCGGGTCAGTGGGAGCATCACACCAACCTCGTGAGCGCCAGCGTTCCCGGCGTTCCGCAATGGCTTATCAAGCTGGTGGCCGGACATTCCATCCGTCGCAATTGCCCCAGCGCCGAGGAAGCGCAGTATCACCCGGAACGCCTGCTCCAAGGCGACGACAACGCAACCTGCAAGCTGCGCAAGCTCTCGATGCTCGATGGCAAGCTGGAGTTCGATACGTTCTGCACGAACAAGCGCTTCCCCGATGGTCTGCTGGTGTCGTCGCGCGGAACCTATACATCGACAAGCTACGCGATCTCGACCACGAGCACGGGAACCAAGGACGGCAAGCCCGTGCGTATACTTACCACCGGCAGTGGAAAGCGCATTGCCGGCACTTGCGAGAAGCCCTGA
- a CDS encoding sensor histidine kinase, whose amino-acid sequence MEESVDLSTDGHPSAPMADLIDRYDWDSSPIGPQSQWPQSLRITVDLMLASGHAMCLLWGPDLTLLYNDGYAPFLGARHPQALGMSFRDVWAEIWDDIGPLVERGYAGETSNLIDMPLLMTRNGFPEETWWTFSYSPVRDEHGEVMGLLDVASDSTPRILAERQRDAAEAKLHDSEHFMRNVLAASTDCIKVVELDGSLSFMSEGGMAVMEVDHFAELEGCPWPGMLKGDGTGHANAAIDAAKRGQSSHFEAAADTFRGTPKYWSISVSPIIGKDGQVERILSVSRDHTSLEAARTQQRLLNDELNHRLKNILAMVQSIASQTLRDAESLKDAAAAFSSRLVSLGHAADILTATSLHAADLHDVIRAGLAAVDGKRDRISIEGPSVTLDASAALATTLALHELATNAIKYGALSNDAGTVTLDWTVVGTGDERQFSLRWKEQGGPAVSPPTKRGFGSRLIERSLQSYFRGEARLSYPTDGLEFSLVAPLDGDNGIIKAQ is encoded by the coding sequence ATGGAAGAGAGCGTCGATTTGTCCACCGATGGGCACCCTTCCGCCCCGATGGCGGATTTGATCGATCGGTATGACTGGGATTCGTCGCCGATCGGTCCTCAAAGCCAATGGCCCCAAAGCCTGCGCATTACCGTCGACCTCATGCTGGCATCGGGCCATGCCATGTGCCTCCTGTGGGGGCCCGACCTCACGCTTCTCTATAATGACGGCTATGCGCCATTCCTCGGCGCGCGACACCCGCAAGCGCTGGGGATGTCGTTCCGCGATGTCTGGGCAGAGATATGGGATGACATCGGCCCTCTGGTCGAGCGCGGCTATGCGGGCGAGACCTCGAACCTGATCGACATGCCGCTCCTCATGACCCGCAACGGCTTTCCTGAGGAAACCTGGTGGACCTTCTCATACTCGCCGGTTCGTGACGAACATGGCGAGGTGATGGGGCTGCTGGATGTGGCCTCGGACAGCACGCCCCGCATCCTCGCGGAACGCCAGCGCGACGCAGCGGAGGCAAAGCTGCACGACAGCGAGCACTTCATGCGCAACGTGCTCGCGGCATCGACCGACTGCATCAAGGTGGTCGAACTGGACGGCAGCCTCTCCTTCATGAGCGAAGGCGGCATGGCCGTGATGGAGGTGGACCATTTCGCCGAGTTGGAAGGCTGCCCCTGGCCCGGTATGCTGAAGGGCGACGGCACCGGCCATGCAAACGCGGCAATCGACGCTGCCAAGCGGGGGCAGTCGAGCCATTTCGAAGCGGCCGCCGACACCTTTCGCGGCACGCCCAAGTATTGGTCGATCTCGGTCTCTCCGATTATCGGCAAGGACGGTCAGGTCGAGCGCATTTTGTCGGTGTCGCGCGACCATACCTCGCTGGAAGCCGCCCGCACCCAACAGCGGCTTCTGAATGACGAACTCAACCATCGGCTCAAGAATATCCTTGCCATGGTCCAGTCGATTGCCAGTCAGACCTTGAGGGATGCCGAAAGCCTGAAAGATGCAGCAGCAGCCTTTTCCTCAAGGCTGGTGTCGCTAGGCCATGCGGCAGACATTCTCACCGCCACCTCCTTGCACGCCGCCGATCTGCACGACGTGATCCGGGCCGGGCTGGCTGCGGTTGATGGCAAGCGAGATCGCATCTCGATTGAAGGGCCATCCGTTACATTGGACGCCTCAGCCGCTCTTGCGACCACGCTGGCACTTCACGAACTGGCGACAAACGCGATAAAGTATGGCGCCTTGAGCAACGATGCAGGGACCGTAACCCTTGATTGGACAGTCGTGGGGACAGGTGACGAACGGCAATTCTCCCTGCGCTGGAAGGAACAAGGCGGCCCCGCCGTTTCGCCGCCTACCAAGCGCGGTTTCGGATCCCGCCTTATCGAGCGATCCTTGCAGTCCTATTTCCGCGGCGAGGCGCGGTTGAGCTACCCGACAGACGGTTTGGAATTCAGCCTCGTTGCACCGTTGGACGGCGACAACGGGATTATAAAGGCACAATAA